A single region of the Paludibacter jiangxiensis genome encodes:
- the hemB gene encoding porphobilinogen synthase has translation MAFPQTRLRRMRRTETIRNMVRETKVSVDDLIMPLFVCPGKNVSNPITSMPGNSQLSVDLLVEECKKLVALGIKSVLLFGIPEHKDEHGLVACEHNGIVQQAIRAIKAEISDIMIVADVCNCEYTTHGHCGTIVDGDVHNDLTLETLAKQSVSLAEAGADIIAPSDMMDGRVGKIREELDKNGFYNVPIMAYSAKYASAFYGPFREAAESAPKFGNRASYQMDPANSNEALREVEQDIIEGADMVMVKPALSYLDVIRRVKDTFNMPIVAYNVSGEFSMVKAAAANGWIDEERIVKEILTSIKRAGADIIITYHAAQMAEILIRENK, from the coding sequence ATGGCCTTTCCGCAAACGCGCCTCAGAAGAATGAGACGCACTGAAACAATCCGTAATATGGTTCGCGAAACCAAAGTGTCGGTGGATGATCTGATCATGCCGCTGTTCGTATGTCCGGGTAAAAATGTAAGCAATCCGATTACTTCCATGCCGGGTAACTCTCAACTCTCTGTCGATTTGTTGGTGGAAGAGTGTAAAAAACTGGTGGCTTTGGGCATTAAATCCGTATTGTTGTTCGGTATTCCCGAGCACAAAGACGAACACGGACTGGTTGCCTGCGAACACAACGGAATCGTTCAACAGGCCATTCGCGCCATCAAGGCCGAAATCAGCGATATTATGATTGTGGCCGATGTCTGTAATTGCGAGTATACCACTCACGGTCACTGCGGTACCATTGTCGATGGCGACGTTCATAACGACCTGACTCTCGAAACCTTGGCCAAACAATCGGTTTCACTGGCTGAAGCCGGCGCTGACATTATTGCTCCGAGCGATATGATGGACGGTCGCGTGGGTAAAATTCGTGAAGAACTGGATAAAAACGGCTTTTACAATGTACCCATCATGGCTTACTCGGCTAAATATGCTTCTGCTTTTTACGGACCTTTCCGCGAAGCTGCCGAAAGCGCTCCGAAATTCGGTAACCGCGCAAGTTACCAGATGGATCCGGCTAACTCGAACGAGGCTTTGCGCGAAGTGGAACAGGACATTATCGAAGGAGCCGACATGGTGATGGTAAAACCGGCATTGAGCTACCTCGATGTGATTCGTCGTGTGAAAGATACGTTCAATATGCCTATCGTGGCTTATAACGTGAGCGGCGAATTTTCAATGGTAAAGGCTGCTGCCGCCAACGGTTGGATTGACGAAGAACGCATTGTAAAAGAGATTCTTACCTCTATCAAAAGAGCCGGTGCCGACATCATCATCACTTACCATGCGGCTCAAATGGCCGAAATTCTGATACGAGAAAATAAATAA